In the genome of Pseudomonas putida, one region contains:
- a CDS encoding GNAT family N-acetyltransferase — MSEALTIHHDQAGHQFETNVDGHRAYLTYMDLGKQTLDIYRTFVPNALRGRGIAAALTEKALEYAEEMGYTVIPSCSYVERYMERQQRQSSKA, encoded by the coding sequence ATGAGCGAAGCGTTGACCATCCACCATGACCAGGCCGGTCATCAGTTCGAGACCAATGTGGACGGTCACCGTGCCTATCTGACGTACATGGACTTGGGCAAGCAGACGCTGGATATCTACCGTACCTTCGTGCCCAATGCCCTGCGGGGGCGAGGCATCGCTGCAGCGTTAACCGAGAAGGCGCTGGAGTACGCCGAGGAAATGGGCTACACGGTGATCCCATCCTGCTCCTACGTTGAGCGCTACATGGAGCGTCAGCAACGTCAGTCGAGCAAGGCCTGA
- a CDS encoding 3-deoxy-7-phosphoheptulonate synthase: protein MADLPIDDLNVASNETLITPDQLKKELPLSAKALQTVTAGREVVRNILDGKDHRLFVVVGPCSIHDIKAAHEYAERLKVLAEEVSDTLYLVMRVYFEKPRTTVGWKGLINDPYLDDSFKIQDGLHIGRKLLLDLAEMGLPTATEALDPISPQYLQDLISWSAIGARTTESQTHREMASGLSSAVGFKNGTDGGLTVAINALQSVSKPHRFLGINQEGGVSIVTTKGNAYGHVVLRGGNGKPNYDSVSVALCEQDLAKAKIKANIMVDCSHANSNKDPALQPLVMENVANQILEGNQSIIGLMVESHLNWGCQAIPKDLGELQYGVSITDACIDWSATEKALRSMRTKLKDVLPQRQRG, encoded by the coding sequence ATGGCTGATTTACCGATCGACGACCTTAACGTTGCCTCCAACGAGACCTTGATCACCCCCGATCAGCTCAAGAAGGAACTCCCCCTCAGCGCCAAGGCCCTGCAGACCGTGACTGCCGGCCGAGAAGTGGTGCGCAACATTCTCGACGGCAAGGACCATCGACTGTTCGTCGTGGTGGGCCCCTGCTCCATCCACGACATCAAAGCCGCCCACGAGTACGCCGAGCGCCTGAAGGTGCTGGCCGAAGAAGTTTCCGACACCCTGTACCTGGTGATGCGCGTGTACTTCGAGAAGCCGCGCACCACCGTCGGCTGGAAAGGCCTGATCAACGACCCTTACCTGGATGACTCTTTCAAGATCCAGGACGGTCTGCACATCGGTCGCAAACTGCTGCTGGACCTGGCTGAAATGGGCCTGCCTACCGCCACCGAGGCCCTCGACCCGATCTCCCCGCAGTACCTGCAGGACCTGATCAGCTGGTCGGCCATCGGCGCCCGCACCACCGAATCCCAGACCCACCGGGAAATGGCTTCGGGCCTGTCCTCGGCGGTCGGTTTCAAGAACGGCACCGACGGTGGCCTGACCGTGGCCATCAATGCCCTGCAGTCGGTATCCAAGCCGCACCGCTTCCTGGGGATCAACCAGGAAGGTGGCGTCTCCATCGTCACCACCAAGGGCAACGCCTATGGCCACGTGGTGCTGCGCGGCGGCAACGGCAAGCCCAACTACGATTCGGTCAGCGTCGCCCTGTGCGAGCAGGACCTGGCCAAGGCCAAGATCAAAGCCAACATCATGGTCGATTGCAGCCACGCCAACTCCAACAAGGATCCGGCCCTGCAGCCACTGGTGATGGAGAACGTCGCCAACCAGATCCTCGAAGGCAACCAGTCGATCATCGGCCTGATGGTCGAAAGTCACTTGAACTGGGGTTGCCAGGCTATTCCAAAGGATCTGGGCGAACTGCAATACGGTGTGTCCATCACCGATGCCTGCATCGACTGGAGCGCCACCGAGAAAGCGCTGCGCAGCATGCGCACCAAGCTCAAGGATGTCCTGCCTCAGCGCCAGCGCGGCTGA